The Chitinophaga sp. Cy-1792 genome contains the following window.
TAAAAGTTACTTACATGAGCAAGAAGAAATATACAGTGCTGCTGCTGGTAATGGCCATGGCCAGTGCCTGTGGCAGGGCTTCCACACCAGCTCCGGTTACAACACCTGGTAACGGTGGCGATACTACGAAAATAACTACGCCTGCCGATCCGGCAACCGCTGCCACCATAGGCTTTTTTCTGAACAACTGGCACCCCAGGACTTTTACTGCGCCGGATTATAAAACCGGTACTGTTCCTGCCACTACAACCACTGAGGTGTTGGTAGATGCTTCCACCATCGTTTCCAAACTGACCCCCACCTTATTCGGTAATAACGCCAATCCATATATGACGCAGATGGTAACACAATCTACGCTGATGGGACATATTACCAACCTGCACCCGGGCATCATCCGCTTCCCGGGCGGTAACATCAGCAGTGTTTACTTCTGGAATGCAGCACCAGGCAACCCGCCGGCAGATGCTCCGGCTAAAATCCAGGATGCCAATGGCAATGCCACCGATCCGGGATATTGGTACGGGAATAACGATGTTGGCTATACGTTATCGTTGACTAACTATTACAATATGCTGCAACAAACCGGCAACGAAGGTATCATCACCATCAACTATGGTTATGCAAGGTATGGCACCAGTGCTGATCCTGTGGCCGCAGCGGCCCATCTGGCGGCCGACTGGGTGCGGTTCGACAACGGGCGTACCCGCTACTGGGAGATCGGGAACGAAAGCAACGGCACCTGGCAGGCCGGCTATAGAATAGATCCCGCTGCCAATAAAGACGGACAACCGGAAATTATCACCGGGGAGCTCTACGGAAAACACTTTAAGGTATTTGCAGACTCCATGCGCAAAGCCGCTGCAGAAACAGGGAAACAAATTTATATCGGTGCACAGATGCTGGAAACAGCTCCCGCCAGCTGGGCCAACAATACCGATAAAAACTGGAATAGCGGCCTGTTACAGCAAAGTGCCAACAGCCCGGATTATTATATCATCCATAGTTATTTTACACCTTACAATACCAATTCTACCCCTGCGGAAATACTGGCAACAGGCACCAGCAATCCTAAAGGTATGGCCGATTATGTAGCCCAATGCTGGCAAACCGCAGGCACTACGCCTAAACCCATTGCCCTGACAGAGTGGAATATTTTCGCTACCGGCTCCAAACAGATGGTGTCGCAGGTGGCAGGCGTACATGCCGCTATCGTACTGGAAGAGCTGATGAAACGTGGCTACGGTATGGCCAGCCGCTGGGACCTCGCCAATGGCTGGAACAACGGTGATGATCATGGTTTGTTTAGTCAGGGTGAAGCCGCATCAGGGGAAACAAAGTGGACACCACGCCCGGCCTTCTACTATATGTATATGCTGCAAAAAACGCAGGGCGACAGAGTCATCAATGCCAGCGTTACCAAAGGAAGTGCTGATATACTGGCGTATGCCTCCACCTTTACCGGCGGGCAGCTACAGGCAGTGTTAGTCAATAAGGGTAGCACTTCGGAATCGGTGGCACTAACCTTTAAGAACTTTAAAACCGGCAGCAGGTACTACTGGTATACCCTCGATGGTGGCAGTACCACCTTTTCGAGAACAGTATCTATTAATGGGGAAGGCCCTGCCAGCGGAACCTTCGGCGGCCCCGCCAGCTATACTACCATAAAAGCATACGGCGCAGACGCCGGTCAGGGAATCAAGGTAACCGTACCGCCATTGTCTGTAACAATATTACAGATGGAGAAGCAATAACAGATATGAACAGCTGGACAGAAAATCTTATCCGCTACTGGCGTTCCGAACAGGTACAGCTGAACGAAGGAACGCTGATAGAAATGATCAGTGAAGCAGAAGAAATATTACATTTCCGCTTTCCGGGTGAATTCAAGGAACTATACCTGCAGATGGACGGCTTTGCCGCCATTGGAAAAGGGCTGCCATTCAGTATGTGGTCGGTAGACAGGATACTTTATGAGCATGCACATCATGCAGGCCCTTTTATCGGTTTTGCAGAGCTGATACAGCACCCGGTAGTACTGGGCTTCCGGAAGCAGGCCGCCGGCATATATTTGCGCGATAAACCGGAAGCGCCGGTGGCGGCGTCTTTCAGGGAAGGGCTTGAACTGATCGTGCATCATTCTGAGTTATTGATACACTGAGGGTAATTCCGCAACAATACATCACCATTGGCTGTTTTATGGCATAGAATGCTTAACAGTACCATATGAAAAAGGTAGTACTAATTACGGGCGCTTCTACCGGCATGGGCCGGGAAACTGCTTTGCTGCTGGCCCGCAGCGGATATACCGTTTATGCAGCTGCCCGCCGCACCGCACTGATGCAGGACCTGATCCCGGAAGGTATACAGGTATTATCCATGGATGTAACCATTGATGCCCAGATGGTGGCCGGCATCGACACCATCATCACCCGTGAAGGGCGGCTGGACATCCTCATCAATAATGCGGGATTCGGCTCTTATGGCGCCATAGAAGATGTGCCGATGGCCGATGCAAAGTACCAGCTGGATGTTAACGTATTCGGGGCTATGCGGCTGGTACAGCTGGCGTTGCCATATATGCGTAACCAGGGCGGTGGCAGGATCGTCAATATATCATCTATTGGTGGTAAGATCGCAACGCCTTTCGGTGGCTGGTACCATGCCAGCAAATTCGCCCTGGAAGGACTCAGCGACAGCCTGCGGAATGAAGTGAAGCCTTTTAATATAGCCGTTATCGTTATAGAGCCCGGCGGCGTGAAATCGGAATGGGGAGATATCGCTGCCCGCAGTCTGATGAAGGTTTCCGGCAATGGCGTCTATAAGTCCATGGTAGAACGCTTTGCGAAGGCTTTCGAAAAAACCATGCATAAAAATGCAGACCCGATGGTCATCGCGCAGCTGATAAAAAAAGCATTGCAGGCAGACAGGCCTAAAACCCGCTATCACGGAGGTTATATGGCCGGGCCTATATTGGCCGCCAGGAAGATTTTCGGTGACCGTATGATCGATAACGTGATCAGCAGTCAGTTGAAATAACCCGGAATGAGCTATCTTACGGGCATCTGTAATTATTATGAATACGCGCGTCGCTAAATTCCAACAGCAATTCCAGGCACTGGCAACTACCCAACGCAGGCTGGAAGTTCCTGCAAAAACTATCCTGCTGCAGGAAGGGCAGGTTTCCCATAAATATTTTTTTATAGAGAAAGGAGCTATCAGGGTATGGTTTAATAACAAAGGCCGGGATATCACTTTTCAGTTCTTCTTCGAAGGCGAAGGGCTGGCATCTGCAGAAAGCTTCCGTAAAGGCACACCCAGTAAAGTGACCATCGAAACCCTGGAACCTTCTGTTATCAGGGTATTACACAAAGAAGATTATCAGCGGGTGATGCAGGAGCTGGGAAATGATCCGGCATTTTTAAGAGAGATGATGGACGTGATGTTTGAACGACAGCTGAATTATATGAACCATTTTATGTCCTTTATCCGGGATACACCCAAAGAACGTTACCTGAACCTGCTCCATGAAAATCCTGCCTTGCTGCAAAGAGTGCCGCAGCATTATATTGCCTCTTACCTTGGCATTACCTCCGTATCACTGAGCCGTATCCGCAACAGCATTCTCCGGCAGAAAAAATAAGCGGGAAAGATCTTAACAAATGTTATCGTCTGCCTGTTGCTCCTGATGGATCTTTGCAAAAACAAGTATCACTTATGAAAGCAGCAATTATTCATGCATACGGAGAAATCCCCCAGTATGGCGACATTAAGCAACCTCAACACATAAAGGACGGTCAGGCCATCGTATCTGTCAATGCCGCTTCTATCAAAAACCTTGATAAAGGTATTGTGGCAGGAAAACATTATTCCAGGCCTTATGAAAACTTTCCGGCAGTAGTAGGCCTGGATGGAATTGGTACCCTGGAAGACGGAGAACGTGTATATGCCCAGGCGATTGCTCCATATGGTATGATGGCAGAGTATGCCCTGATCAATAGAAATACAGCCATTCAGATCCCGGATAATGTAGATGATATTACGGCGGCAGCATTGCCTAACCCGGCATTGTCGGCCTGGTTTTCACTGGCCTGGCGGGCAGCGCTTCAGCCTGGCGAAACCGTGTTTATTTTAGGTGCCACTGGTGTTACAGGAAAAATAGCTATTCAGCTGGCAAAAGCGCAGGGCGCAGGAAAAATTATTGCCGCCGGCCGTAATGAAGCCGTACTGGAAACCCTGAAAGACCTTGGCGCCGATGAAACCGTTTCCCTCAATGGCAGTGAAGCCGATATAAAAGCGCGTATCCAGCACCAGAAGAGTAAACACCCCTTTGATGTAGTGCTGGACTATGTATGGGGGCATCCGGCAGAATTATTACTGGATGTACTGACTGGTCACGACCTTCATGCCGTTGCGCACAGAACAAGATATGTACAGGTAGGAGAGATGGCCGGCCCTGTGATCCGTCTTTCGGCCGCCGCATTGAGGAGCAACAGTCTCGAATTATATGGGGTGGGCGCCGGCAGTGTGCCTAAAGAAGTGTTGAAAGAAGCCTTTACGCGTACTTTACCAGAACTGTTTCAGCTGGCAGCTATAGGTAAACTGAAAATTGATACTACACCGGTAAAATTGCAGGATATCGCCAGCGCATGGGCGAGTGCTGACCAGGCAGGAAAACGCATGGTAGTGATCCCCTGATTGTCTATATTAGAGGTGATAATTTGTTCGGTATTCACCAATAATTCGGAATTGTATGACGAGGGAAAGTTATTTACCACTAGACAACCCGGTATGGCATTCATTACAAACAGTTCAACGTTATTTTGCCCTGGGAACGGAGCAGATTCAACGCTACAAAACGGATGTGCTGCCATTTATGGGCTTTGATCCCGAAACCTTTACCACACTGGAAGAAATCAGGCCATGGCTGGCACCGGGAGGAGAATCATTATTTATCGTAGGGGAATTACCTGCATTGCCCGAACGCTGGTCGTTGCTCAACGAGCTGGTTTGCCTGCAAATGGTTTGTGAAGAAAAGCCGGAAAAAGATAAGAACGAAGGCAGGGAAATTATTGCACTCACCGCAACTGATAAAGCAGCCATGCTTGAATTTGTTAACCAGGTGCAGCCAGGATATTTCCTGCCCGAAACACCGGAGCTGGGAAATTACTTTGGAATCCGGGAAAAAGGAAAACTGATTGCAATGGCCGGTCAGCGGATGCAGATGGCCGGACTCACAGAGGTGAGTGCCGTAGTTACCCATCCGGACCACACCGGAAAAGGCCATGCCACCGCGCTGGTGAGACACCTGTGCCGTGTTATTTTTGATGCAGGGGATATTCCGTTTCTGCATGTTACAAAAACAAATGCGAGAGCTGTTGCTATTTACGAACAATTGAAATTTAAGGTGAGAAGAGAGATTTCCTTCTGGAAGGTTGCCGTGAAATAGATTTAAATTTTCAACGCAATAATAAAGGGTGTATCAAAGCAGGTTGCTTTTGGTGCACCCTTCTTACATAAAAAAAGGTAGCGTCTTTGAAAAGACACTACCGTTCCTAAGCATAAACAAATTAGCAATCATCAAAAGTTAATTCCCTTCGCACTACCGGCTTGCGGGAAATAAGCTATTTAATCGCAGGTGGAATATAACGGAGGAAATACTGTTGCTGATATAACATAATCTACCGGTCATCTCCGCATAGAAATGTTATAAGTTAACGCTTGTATCTACCTACACTGTTAAATGTCAGGGTGAAAAATCTTTCAGGAAAGTACCGGTTTTTAGTACTTATTGTACCGTTACTTTTATTGGTTGATGATGCTGCTTATGTAACTGCTTTGGAATTTCTTTTATATCATTTGTTCCTGGTTATAACGCGACGATTTCTTAATAATGGTCCTTTGTGTCTTTTTATCAACAGTTACTAACACAAAGAATTATATAATGTTTAAAGTCTTGTAAAAAATATCATGCTCCTGTACTCTTATCTAGTGGTTAACGAATGGTATAATCGTTTATATGTTATAACGATTATCAGGTTTAATATCAATCATTTTATTGCCACATAATATTTTTATTATCTTAATATTCTTATTTATTAAGATGTATACCTTTGACTAATCCCTTTACAGTATGTAGTTGAAATGTATTGTCTTATTTTTGCGTCATGGATCAGTTATAATTATATCATGCTGTTCTGTGCTATATTTTCACATTATTCACGCTTTTTTGAGCATCTTTGAAAGAAAAAAAAACGACCTATGGAATTGGTAACGCCAACTCGTTGTCCCCAGTGTAACAGTAGTGAATTTACGGCTAAGCCAGTGAATGCCGATTGGGATGGCAGGAATAATCCGGATTTTGATCTGAGTAAGTGGGAAGATGATTCGACGCTGGTGGAATGCAATTATTGCCATACGCAGTTTATGGCGAAAGGTGTCAGGAGAAGTTTCGATTACCGCCAGCAACCGGCGGCACCTCCGGTGGAGTCTAATGATTTGGTAAGGGGCGCTAAATCTGTCCTTTATAAGATTATTGGCTGCTTCTTTTATTTTTTAGCTTTCATATTTGGATTAGGTGTTGTGGTGAATTTATTCCAGATACCATCATTAGTACCAGAACATAATTATGCTACCATTATCGCCGCATTTGTGGTGATGGGTCTGATGGCAGCGGGATTTTTTATTGCCGGACGCCGTATGTGGCGCGCTTGATAAGTATATCTCTTTTGAAAAATCCTGCACATGCTGCGGGATTTTTTATTTTCAGCTACTTCGTTTTTTAGCAAACAATAGGATCATCAATGCGCCAAACCATGCGCTGACGGCCGCCCACCACATCACCTGCCGGTAGGCATGGATGAAACTCCGGTGATATACTTCTGTGACGGTACTACGAACGGCAGGCGGTAGTCCGGCCGGGGCAGTAGCATTTCCCAGGTCGGCGGTCTGTGCAAGGATAGCCTTTTGCTCCGCCGAATTTACCTGTAAATGTTGGATATCGCGGGCTACATCTCCCGAAAAATAAACTACGGCCAATGCACCCAATACTGCTACGGCAAATACCGCTGCTATCCTCGTGATGGCATTGTTGACGCCACTGGCAGTACCGGATAAATGACTGCTGACAGCCCCCATCACCGTAGCCGTCAATGGCGCCACCGTCAGCGACATCCCCAGTCCCAATACGAATATCCCAGGGAAAAATGTTTGCCAGTATGCACCTGCGCCGGTGGTCTGGCCCACACGCGATAACAGAAACAGCCCGAATCCGGCGATTACAGGGCCTGCAATGAGAAAATAACGTGCCCCCCACTTATCGGCCAGACTCCCTGCTAACCGCGATAAAAATATCATCAGGATGGTAAATGGGAGGAAGGTAAGGCCAGATTCCAGTTGTGTATAGCCCTGTACCTGTATCAGGTTCAGACTCAGAAATAACATGCCACCGCTCAAACCCGCATACAGAAAGAAGGTTAGCAGGTTGGTACTGCTGAAAACACGGTTGCTGAATAAGGTCATTGGTAGCATCGGGTACCTGCTTCGCTTTTCCACCATCACAAAAAGAACGAGCAATATCACGCCGGTGCCGATAGTGCCATAGATCTGCGGATGCGCAAAACCCAGTGTGGGCATACGCAGGAAGCCGAAGGTTACTGCTGCGAGTCCGCCGGCAATCAATAAAGCGCCGGGATAATCGATGGTGGAAGGGGCTTCGGTATCTCTTGTTTCCGCTACTTTGGCGGCAAGTATCAGCCAGGCAATGATCCCGATGGGCAGGTTGATGAAGAAGATCGCCCGCCACAGGCCTGCATCGGCGAGGGCGCCACCCAGCGCAGGGCCGCCCATCGTCACCAGCGTGGTAACGGCAGACCAGGTGCCGATCGCCCGGCCACGCTCATCTTCGTTGATGCTGGAAGATATCAGGGCCAGGCTGCCGGGAATCATCAACGCACCGCCCAGGCCCTGGATAATGCGAAAAAATATCAGCATACCCGCTGTGGAAGAACAGCCACAGGCAGCGGAACCCAGCACGAATATGGTAATACCGGTCATGTATATACGCTTACGGCCTAGCCTGTCGCCCAGGCTCCCGCCGATTAATATCAGTGCCGCCAGTATCAGCATGTAGCTGTTGATGACCCAGAAAAGCGCTTCTGCCGTAGCATGAAGGTGCTTTTGCAACGAAGGAAGTACCACATTTAAAGCCGTACCATCGATGAACGCCATCGCGGATGCCAGGATAGTGGAAACCATTACCCATCGGCCTGCTGTACTGTTGAGTGAAACGGTAGACATAATTTTTTAATACTGAAAAAATTAACAGGAATAGGTGCTATAATGTTCCATCTGCGAGCCTTTTGATATTAGAATACGGTAAGAATATATGCTGATGGCCGCTGACGGCACCATCTTTGTGACCGGTTGCCTCATGTGGAATAAATTTATAGAAAATGTGGACCACCTGCCGGGATTTATCTGGAATCTATCGCTGGCAGGCATCGCTGTACTGGCCGGATTAGTACTCAGGTATTTACTGGCTTTTTTTGTAAAGAAATCCGTTGGAAAAACCAGCGAATTTTCCTTGATTCATAGTATTCTGCTGCGGCTGGGAAAGGCATTCACCTATTTCCTGCCTGTGCTGCTGCTGAACATGAGTATCCCGTTGATGCGGCTCAACGAAAAGTATACGCTGCTTTTAGGCAGAATCGCGGAGATAGCACTCACCATAGGCTTTGCAGCTATTGTCATTGGTGTGGTACATGTCATGGAAGATTATATCTACAGCAGTTATGACCTGAAAAAGTCCAATAACCTGAAGGAACGCAAGATCAGGACGCAGCTGGAATTTATCCGGAAGCTGCTGATTGGGATCATCCTGGTGGTGACGGCCTGTATTATCCTGCTGAGTTTTGACAGTATGCGTAAGCTCGGCGCAGGTCTGCTGACAGGTGTGGGCGTAGGTGGTATTATCATTGGTTTTGCTGCGCAGAAATCGCTGGGCAACCTGCTGGCAGGCTTTCAGCTGGCCTTTACGCAACCTATACGGATAGATGATGTACTGGTGGTAGAAGGAGAGTGGGGGCGTGTGGAAGAGATCACACTGACCTATGTAGTGGTGAGTATCTGGGACCAGCGCAGGTTAATTCTTCCTATCAACTATTTTATAGAAAAACCTTTCCAGAACTGGACCCGTTCAAGTGCTGAAATCCTGGGGACTGCATTTTTCTACCTGGATTATACGGCGCCGCTGGATGCTATCAGGGCCGAGTTTGAAAGGATCGTACAGGATTCGCCGTTATGGGACAAGCGTGTACGTACCATGGTGGTTACGAATATTACGGAGCGAACCATGGAAGTACGGTGCCTGATAAGTTCGTCGAATTCCGGGAATGCTTTTGATCTGCGTTGTATTATCCGGGAGCAGTTATTGAAATTTATAAAAGATAAGTATCCTGAATGCCTGCCAAGGACGCGGGCAGAATTAAAAGAGGAAGAAATGCCGCGTTTAGGCTAAACCGTTATAGCAAAAAAATCGTATATAAATCCATCGCATTAATGCAGTCCGACTGTATATTTGCGATGGATTTTTAATTTCACTTATGAAACTGAGCTGCTACCTTTCTTTGGGCCTATTGGCTGTTGCGTCCTGCAAAGCGCCGCTGAATCGTGTTACGCGTGCTGAAAATCTGCCCCTTCACGAAGTTGAGATCAATACCACCCGTGATACCGTCCTGGTATTGCCGGAGGGTTTAAGAATCACCATTCCTGCCGGGGCGCTGGCTTCTAAAAATAATCCGGCAAAGCTGGAGCTGCTGGAAGCCTTAACCATAGAGGATATGATCCGGGCAGGGCTCACCACAACCACCAACGGGCACTTACTTAGCAGTGGCGGCATGTTCTGCATTTTGCCGGCTAAAGGAGAGGAAATCAGCATTAAAAAACCACTTACGGTGGAAGTCCCTGCTTCAAAGATTTCCGATGGTATGCAGTTATATCAGGGTGTTGGCATCAACGGACAAACGGACTGGAGATATCCTGAGCCAATAGTAGATAGTGATAAAACCAGCCTGGCGATAGGGAAACTCCTGTTCCGGCAGAATTGTGCATCTTGTCACGATCCGCTGAAACGGGGTACCGGACCGGCATTGTATAATGTAATGGAACGCTGGGACCATGATACGGCAACCGTTTATACCATCATTAATGATGGGAATTCCTTGTTTGGGAAGGATATGCGATGGGAATGCCTGTTTACTGAATACAACAAAACGGCGATGACAGTCTTTCCTGCTTTAAGCAAGTATGAAATAAACAGCATCCTGGAATATATTGAGTTTGTGGGAAGGGATGGGAAAGTACAGGAACCTCAGCAACAGTCATATGCTACGCAGGTATGTGATCCCTGTACATTTGCAAGAATGCAGGCGACAAAGTTTAAAAAGAAATTGAAGA
Protein-coding sequences here:
- a CDS encoding alpha-L-arabinofuranosidase, whose translation is MSKKKYTVLLLVMAMASACGRASTPAPVTTPGNGGDTTKITTPADPATAATIGFFLNNWHPRTFTAPDYKTGTVPATTTTEVLVDASTIVSKLTPTLFGNNANPYMTQMVTQSTLMGHITNLHPGIIRFPGGNISSVYFWNAAPGNPPADAPAKIQDANGNATDPGYWYGNNDVGYTLSLTNYYNMLQQTGNEGIITINYGYARYGTSADPVAAAAHLAADWVRFDNGRTRYWEIGNESNGTWQAGYRIDPAANKDGQPEIITGELYGKHFKVFADSMRKAAAETGKQIYIGAQMLETAPASWANNTDKNWNSGLLQQSANSPDYYIIHSYFTPYNTNSTPAEILATGTSNPKGMADYVAQCWQTAGTTPKPIALTEWNIFATGSKQMVSQVAGVHAAIVLEELMKRGYGMASRWDLANGWNNGDDHGLFSQGEAASGETKWTPRPAFYYMYMLQKTQGDRVINASVTKGSADILAYASTFTGGQLQAVLVNKGSTSESVALTFKNFKTGSRYYWYTLDGGSTTFSRTVSINGEGPASGTFGGPASYTTIKAYGADAGQGIKVTVPPLSVTILQMEKQ
- a CDS encoding SMI1/KNR4 family protein, which codes for MNSWTENLIRYWRSEQVQLNEGTLIEMISEAEEILHFRFPGEFKELYLQMDGFAAIGKGLPFSMWSVDRILYEHAHHAGPFIGFAELIQHPVVLGFRKQAAGIYLRDKPEAPVAASFREGLELIVHHSELLIH
- a CDS encoding oxidoreductase; the protein is MKKVVLITGASTGMGRETALLLARSGYTVYAAARRTALMQDLIPEGIQVLSMDVTIDAQMVAGIDTIITREGRLDILINNAGFGSYGAIEDVPMADAKYQLDVNVFGAMRLVQLALPYMRNQGGGRIVNISSIGGKIATPFGGWYHASKFALEGLSDSLRNEVKPFNIAVIVIEPGGVKSEWGDIAARSLMKVSGNGVYKSMVERFAKAFEKTMHKNADPMVIAQLIKKALQADRPKTRYHGGYMAGPILAARKIFGDRMIDNVISSQLK
- a CDS encoding Crp/Fnr family transcriptional regulator is translated as MNTRVAKFQQQFQALATTQRRLEVPAKTILLQEGQVSHKYFFIEKGAIRVWFNNKGRDITFQFFFEGEGLASAESFRKGTPSKVTIETLEPSVIRVLHKEDYQRVMQELGNDPAFLREMMDVMFERQLNYMNHFMSFIRDTPKERYLNLLHENPALLQRVPQHYIASYLGITSVSLSRIRNSILRQKK
- a CDS encoding zinc-binding alcohol dehydrogenase family protein, which produces MKAAIIHAYGEIPQYGDIKQPQHIKDGQAIVSVNAASIKNLDKGIVAGKHYSRPYENFPAVVGLDGIGTLEDGERVYAQAIAPYGMMAEYALINRNTAIQIPDNVDDITAAALPNPALSAWFSLAWRAALQPGETVFILGATGVTGKIAIQLAKAQGAGKIIAAGRNEAVLETLKDLGADETVSLNGSEADIKARIQHQKSKHPFDVVLDYVWGHPAELLLDVLTGHDLHAVAHRTRYVQVGEMAGPVIRLSAAALRSNSLELYGVGAGSVPKEVLKEAFTRTLPELFQLAAIGKLKIDTTPVKLQDIASAWASADQAGKRMVVIP
- a CDS encoding GNAT family N-acetyltransferase, translating into MTRESYLPLDNPVWHSLQTVQRYFALGTEQIQRYKTDVLPFMGFDPETFTTLEEIRPWLAPGGESLFIVGELPALPERWSLLNELVCLQMVCEEKPEKDKNEGREIIALTATDKAAMLEFVNQVQPGYFLPETPELGNYFGIREKGKLIAMAGQRMQMAGLTEVSAVVTHPDHTGKGHATALVRHLCRVIFDAGDIPFLHVTKTNARAVAIYEQLKFKVRREISFWKVAVK
- a CDS encoding MFS transporter, which encodes MSTVSLNSTAGRWVMVSTILASAMAFIDGTALNVVLPSLQKHLHATAEALFWVINSYMLILAALILIGGSLGDRLGRKRIYMTGITIFVLGSAACGCSSTAGMLIFFRIIQGLGGALMIPGSLALISSSINEDERGRAIGTWSAVTTLVTMGGPALGGALADAGLWRAIFFINLPIGIIAWLILAAKVAETRDTEAPSTIDYPGALLIAGGLAAVTFGFLRMPTLGFAHPQIYGTIGTGVILLVLFVMVEKRSRYPMLPMTLFSNRVFSSTNLLTFFLYAGLSGGMLFLSLNLIQVQGYTQLESGLTFLPFTILMIFLSRLAGSLADKWGARYFLIAGPVIAGFGLFLLSRVGQTTGAGAYWQTFFPGIFVLGLGMSLTVAPLTATVMGAVSSHLSGTASGVNNAITRIAAVFAVAVLGALAVVYFSGDVARDIQHLQVNSAEQKAILAQTADLGNATAPAGLPPAVRSTVTEVYHRSFIHAYRQVMWWAAVSAWFGALMILLFAKKRSS
- a CDS encoding mechanosensitive ion channel family protein, which produces MLMAADGTIFVTGCLMWNKFIENVDHLPGFIWNLSLAGIAVLAGLVLRYLLAFFVKKSVGKTSEFSLIHSILLRLGKAFTYFLPVLLLNMSIPLMRLNEKYTLLLGRIAEIALTIGFAAIVIGVVHVMEDYIYSSYDLKKSNNLKERKIRTQLEFIRKLLIGIILVVTACIILLSFDSMRKLGAGLLTGVGVGGIIIGFAAQKSLGNLLAGFQLAFTQPIRIDDVLVVEGEWGRVEEITLTYVVVSIWDQRRLILPINYFIEKPFQNWTRSSAEILGTAFFYLDYTAPLDAIRAEFERIVQDSPLWDKRVRTMVVTNITERTMEVRCLISSSNSGNAFDLRCIIREQLLKFIKDKYPECLPRTRAELKEEEMPRLG
- a CDS encoding cytochrome c; translated protein: MKLSCYLSLGLLAVASCKAPLNRVTRAENLPLHEVEINTTRDTVLVLPEGLRITIPAGALASKNNPAKLELLEALTIEDMIRAGLTTTTNGHLLSSGGMFCILPAKGEEISIKKPLTVEVPASKISDGMQLYQGVGINGQTDWRYPEPIVDSDKTSLAIGKLLFRQNCASCHDPLKRGTGPALYNVMERWDHDTATVYTIINDGNSLFGKDMRWECLFTEYNKTAMTVFPALSKYEINSILEYIEFVGRDGKVQEPQQQSYATQVCDPCTFARMQATKFKKKLKKNGVDVDGNDNEGFVTRTDLRTADTVYGYGKISIAGQDQTGQEQKAKYYTVKINNFGWKNVDEETRSIAATRACKLSVALTQPADPSLHIFLVIPDDRIFSLGGLLVDGKSYGFYGTDSLVYLPINKSAYVLGIAEAGNKFLFGMTPFTTQLQLDLKLDVKESDPKVYEEAIARIGADKGLSTTVNKITADGDFPKPAPGASLEEKYAYWKQQAAKCKTGEKID